The Henckelia pumila isolate YLH828 chromosome 2, ASM3356847v2, whole genome shotgun sequence genome includes a window with the following:
- the LOC140885171 gene encoding uncharacterized protein, producing MPLAKWIKTELPTAAAKGGAPPQTTLAAIESLAVPLVQEVVFLADFRCSKCQQRVAEIMSRLNGETQSVMISVLEKKVTLSCIYQPADKLLRQKLTSAYRNSRSKLSLVARLFMSSCC from the exons ATGCCACTAGCTAAATGGATCAAAACAGAGCTTCCGACCGCGGCGGCGAAGGGCGGAGCTCCTCCGCAGACCACCCTCGCCGCCATTGAATCACTAGCCGTACCTCTT GTTCAGGAAGTGGTGTTCTTAGCAGATTTCAGATGTTCCAAGTGCCAGCAAAGGGTGGCTGAAATTATGTCCAGATTGAATG GGGAGACTCAATCTGTGATGATCAGTGTTCTGGAGAAGAAGGTGACACTCAGTTGTATATACCAACCTGCTGATAAATTACTCCGACAAAAACTTACGTCGGCCTACCGGAATTCGCGGAGTAAGCTTTCCTTGGTGGCGCGTCTCTTCATGTCTTCCTGCTGTTGA